In uncultured Desulfobacter sp., one DNA window encodes the following:
- a CDS encoding response regulator, with protein MTERNKTEEDLLLAKEAAEVAAQTKSDFLANMSHEIRTPMNAIIGMTHLVLKTGLTPRQHDYISKIDQSSKSLLNIINDILDFSKIEAGRLAIESIPFFLDDMLENLSNLIAEKIKEKGLEFIFKIEPDFPQALVGDPLRLGQILLNLCGNAVKFTDKGEIVLSAVIEKEENDEILAKFSVQDTGVGLSPDQQEKLFQSFSQADTSTTRKYGGTGLGLAICKKLCELMGGSIGVESALGKGSTFWFTVRIGLGDQTPKTKRDYTALAANLRGEHILIVDDNENALKILKSMTRNFGFNVTCASSAYQAFEVLEDAAGADPFSLVLMDWKMPGMNGIEAARRIKSSPRLKDATTVIMVTAYGREELMQQAQDAGIEGYLVKPVSQSVLFDTIMEAFGQKIEHRETGKENLTLLPENFDLVRGSVILLVEDNEINQQVAVEILENEGFLVAVVPDGKEALDLMNASDDHAFDAILMDLQMPVMDGYEATRQIRRNSRFDNVPIIAMTADAMSGVKKKVLDVGMNDYVTKPIEPGLLFFILVKWIKPGSRSLPQSHAAKVFHKERREELLPGLPGIDVSTGVRRIGGDASLYKTLLAKFVENQGDAASRILEALETGLKDDAIRFTHTLKGVSGNIGASELYEQAKAVETMIRQDDDVNLSAAITQMTATLGGICQEIESVLDEQTKGDGRYNASFDKDAIAPKLKILSQYLLASDTEAQVIIEEILVMIGGTPLETDMRQIAKDAGAYGFDDALDKLKAVCRKFKIEM; from the coding sequence GTGACTGAACGCAATAAAACAGAAGAGGACCTTCTGCTGGCCAAAGAGGCGGCTGAGGTCGCCGCCCAGACCAAAAGCGATTTTCTGGCCAACATGAGCCATGAGATCCGCACGCCCATGAACGCCATCATCGGCATGACCCATCTGGTTCTTAAAACCGGACTGACGCCCAGGCAGCATGATTATATTTCCAAAATCGACCAGTCCTCCAAATCGCTGTTGAACATCATCAACGATATCCTGGATTTTTCCAAGATCGAGGCAGGCAGGCTGGCCATAGAGTCCATCCCCTTTTTCCTGGATGACATGCTGGAAAATCTGTCCAATCTAATCGCAGAAAAAATTAAAGAAAAAGGACTGGAATTTATATTTAAAATCGAGCCGGACTTTCCCCAGGCACTGGTGGGAGATCCCCTGCGATTAGGACAGATTCTGCTCAATCTTTGCGGCAATGCGGTTAAGTTTACGGATAAAGGCGAGATCGTTTTGTCGGCAGTGATTGAAAAAGAAGAGAATGACGAGATACTGGCAAAGTTCAGTGTCCAGGATACCGGCGTGGGGTTGAGTCCGGATCAGCAGGAAAAGCTTTTCCAGTCTTTTTCCCAGGCAGATACATCCACCACGCGCAAATACGGGGGCACAGGTTTAGGCCTTGCCATCTGTAAAAAGCTTTGTGAGCTGATGGGCGGCAGCATCGGTGTAGAATCCGCGCTTGGTAAGGGAAGCACCTTCTGGTTCACCGTCAGGATCGGCCTTGGCGATCAAACCCCAAAAACCAAAAGGGATTATACTGCCCTGGCTGCCAACCTCAGGGGGGAACATATTCTTATTGTGGATGACAATGAAAATGCGCTCAAGATTTTAAAATCCATGACCCGGAATTTTGGATTCAATGTCACTTGCGCCTCCTCGGCATACCAGGCTTTTGAAGTTTTAGAAGATGCAGCCGGAGCTGATCCGTTTTCCCTGGTCCTTATGGATTGGAAAATGCCGGGCATGAACGGTATTGAGGCTGCCCGCCGAATTAAGTCCAGCCCTCGCCTTAAAGATGCGACCACCGTGATAATGGTCACAGCCTACGGCCGGGAAGAACTCATGCAACAGGCCCAGGATGCCGGAATCGAAGGCTACCTGGTCAAGCCTGTGAGCCAGTCCGTGCTTTTTGATACCATCATGGAAGCTTTTGGCCAGAAAATTGAACATAGGGAGACCGGAAAGGAAAATTTAACGCTGCTGCCGGAAAATTTTGATCTGGTAAGAGGGTCGGTCATTCTTCTGGTGGAGGATAATGAAATCAACCAGCAGGTGGCTGTGGAAATCCTTGAGAACGAAGGGTTTCTCGTTGCAGTGGTTCCGGACGGAAAAGAGGCACTTGATCTTATGAATGCTTCAGACGACCATGCCTTTGATGCGATACTCATGGATCTTCAGATGCCGGTGATGGACGGGTATGAAGCCACGCGGCAGATCAGAAGGAATAGTCGTTTTGATAATGTGCCGATCATTGCCATGACCGCAGATGCCATGAGCGGGGTGAAAAAAAAGGTGCTGGATGTGGGCATGAATGATTACGTGACCAAACCCATAGAGCCTGGGTTGCTTTTTTTTATTTTGGTCAAGTGGATCAAGCCGGGCAGCAGATCCCTGCCCCAAAGCCATGCTGCCAAGGTTTTTCATAAGGAACGCCGAGAAGAATTGCTGCCCGGCCTGCCCGGTATTGATGTGTCAACAGGGGTTCGGCGGATCGGCGGCGATGCAAGCCTGTATAAAACCCTGCTGGCCAAATTTGTTGAAAATCAAGGGGATGCAGCGAGTAGAATCCTTGAGGCGCTGGAAACGGGTCTCAAGGATGATGCGATACGGTTTACCCATACGCTCAAAGGGGTGTCGGGAAATATAGGGGCAAGTGAACTATATGAACAGGCCAAGGCCGTCGAGACCATGATCCGGCAGGACGATGATGTAAATCTCTCCGCAGCGATTACCCAGATGACAGCGACACTGGGCGGCATCTGTCAGGAGATTGAGTCTGTTTTGGACGAGCAAACCAAAGGGGATGGCCGGTACAACGCTTCTTTTGATAAGGACGCAATTGCGCCAAAGCTTAAAATACTTTCCCAGTACCTTTTGGCGTCTGATACCGAAGCCCAGGTCATTATAGAAGAGATCCTGGTCATGATTGGCGGCACCCCCTTGGAAACCGATATGAGGCAGATTGCTAAAGATGCCGGGGCTTATGGCTTTGATGATGCTTTAGACAAACTTAAAGCAGTCTGCAGGAAATTTAAAATAGAAATGTAA
- a CDS encoding two-component system response regulator, with protein sequence MTAKKEAFLVCESRAKPVILVVDDTPENIDVLTGILKDEYRIKVALNGDRALKIATDNSPPNLILLDIMMPGMDGYEVCRRLKSRADTCKIPVIFVTTKDDVIDEFKGFEAGCVDYITKPVSPPLVKARVKTHLALYDQNRVLEEKVRQRTHELVHTQDVTILGLAVLAEYRDNETGGHIMRTQHYVRILAEHLSMQPGFKEFLGDDMIELLFKSTPLHDIGKVGVPDGILLKNGPLTEEEFEVIKQHPIYGGDALSKAEQASGKSTSTTFLQVGKEVAYTHHEKWDGSGYPYGLKGNLIPLSGRLMALADIYDALISKRVYKPPFSHEKAVKIITAGDGRVMPDHFDPDILRVFGNHHDEFRKIALEYADYDEERQLLS encoded by the coding sequence ATGACGGCGAAAAAGGAGGCGTTTTTAGTGTGCGAGAGCAGAGCAAAGCCCGTTATCCTGGTGGTGGATGATACACCTGAAAACATCGACGTTCTGACCGGGATCCTTAAAGATGAATATAGGATCAAAGTCGCGCTGAATGGTGACCGGGCATTAAAGATTGCGACGGATAACAGCCCTCCAAATTTGATCCTGCTGGACATCATGATGCCCGGCATGGACGGGTATGAAGTATGCCGCCGTCTGAAAAGCCGTGCCGATACCTGCAAAATCCCAGTGATCTTTGTTACTACCAAAGACGATGTCATTGATGAATTCAAAGGGTTTGAAGCCGGGTGTGTTGATTATATCACCAAGCCGGTGAGCCCGCCGCTGGTAAAGGCCCGGGTTAAAACCCATTTGGCCCTGTACGATCAAAACCGTGTTCTGGAAGAAAAAGTCAGACAGCGAACCCATGAACTTGTTCACACCCAGGATGTCACCATCCTCGGTCTTGCCGTGCTCGCAGAATACCGGGACAATGAGACCGGAGGTCATATCATGCGCACCCAACATTATGTCCGTATTCTGGCGGAACACCTGTCCATGCAGCCTGGGTTCAAAGAATTTCTGGGTGATGATATGATTGAGCTTTTATTCAAATCCACCCCGCTGCATGACATTGGCAAGGTCGGTGTTCCGGACGGCATTTTGCTTAAAAACGGTCCCCTGACTGAGGAAGAGTTTGAGGTTATAAAACAGCACCCGATCTATGGTGGAGATGCCCTATCAAAAGCTGAACAGGCTTCAGGCAAATCTACATCAACGACTTTTTTGCAGGTGGGAAAAGAAGTGGCCTATACGCATCATGAAAAGTGGGACGGCAGCGGTTACCCTTATGGGTTAAAAGGAAATCTTATTCCCTTGTCAGGCCGGCTCATGGCCTTGGCGGACATCTATGATGCCCTGATCAGCAAAAGGGTCTACAAACCACCCTTTTCCCATGAAAAAGCGGTGAAGATTATCACTGCGGGAGACGGACGGGTAATGCCGGACCACTTTGATCCGGATATTTTGAGGGTGTTTGGCAACCATCATGATGAGTTTCGAAAAATTGCCTTGGAGTATGCGGATTATGATGAAGAAAGACAATTACTATCCTAA
- a CDS encoding sulfite exporter TauE/SafE family protein — MIFHTAGIEVQPWIPPLVAFGISFFTSMGGISGAFLLLPFQMSFLGYVNPSVSATNQLFNIIAIPSGVYRYYREGRMVWPLAWVVILGTLPGVFIGAFLRVAYLPDPVRFKLFASAVLFYIGVKMTRDLLKKRNAEPRRATTSEVIVQDMDGRYFSRPIDPEERFATDVINPTASRFNVKRLRYIVDGREFDISFWGIFSLSFIVGIVGGVYGIGGGAIIAPFFLTFFRLPIHTVAGATLMGTFITSIAGVAFYQGIAPFFPDMSVAPDWGLGLLFGLGGTAGMYLGAYCQKYVSANLIKWMLTGTILFTAIRYAAAFLGF, encoded by the coding sequence ATGATTTTTCATACTGCAGGTATCGAAGTCCAGCCCTGGATTCCGCCGTTGGTGGCGTTTGGGATTTCATTTTTCACCTCCATGGGCGGGATCTCCGGGGCCTTTCTTCTATTGCCGTTTCAAATGTCGTTTCTGGGGTATGTTAATCCTTCGGTCAGTGCGACCAACCAATTGTTCAATATTATTGCGATTCCCAGTGGTGTATACCGGTATTACCGGGAGGGACGAATGGTATGGCCCCTGGCGTGGGTCGTGATTTTGGGCACCCTTCCGGGGGTATTTATAGGGGCTTTTCTGCGGGTGGCGTATCTGCCTGATCCGGTCCGGTTTAAGCTGTTTGCATCTGCTGTTTTGTTTTATATCGGGGTTAAAATGACAAGGGACTTATTAAAAAAAAGGAATGCAGAGCCCCGGCGCGCCACCACCAGCGAAGTGATAGTTCAGGACATGGATGGTCGTTATTTTTCCCGACCAATTGATCCGGAGGAACGTTTTGCAACGGATGTAATAAATCCAACCGCCTCCCGGTTTAATGTGAAGCGGCTCCGTTACATCGTTGACGGCCGGGAATTTGACATTTCGTTTTGGGGGATCTTCAGTCTCAGTTTCATCGTCGGCATTGTGGGCGGGGTGTATGGTATAGGCGGGGGAGCCATCATTGCCCCGTTTTTTTTAACATTTTTCAGGCTTCCGATTCACACCGTGGCAGGCGCCACACTCATGGGAACCTTTATCACCTCAATCGCCGGGGTTGCTTTTTACCAGGGGATCGCACCTTTTTTCCCAGATATGTCCGTGGCCCCGGACTGGGGCTTAGGTCTTTTGTTCGGGCTTGGCGGAACGGCCGGCATGTACCTGGGGGCGTACTGCCAGAAATATGTTTCGGCCAACCTGATCAAATGGATGCTCACAGGTACTATTCTCTTTACCGCAATCCGGTATGCGGCTGCGTTTTTAGGCTTTTAA
- a CDS encoding AraC family transcriptional regulator codes for MQQKIINGEDLFTEMPNPGSVWDAEPGFEHYWQWPKDIGSGFLYIIKLRPGLMIGMGNFQLQNGLSINFKVKRMPFIILSYIISASSRMVSNWPQGNAKNVILYTPGQSRISFQPSFQGSLEYPPGHLIRNLGIYIDPALLSSFINDQRGMTPLGINNILDWNDENFCCIFPQILAANRIFNQILNYPYQGQFKRLYFESKTLELLTHTLEQIIALPNDSLFTESTALDNAPIHQARDILIHNLEKPPSLIDLAKKTGINKNKLNNGFRQVFGTSVYEYLRIYRLERAKLLLETQKRNVTEVALEVGYAQQGSFTRAFKNYFGTNPSDHR; via the coding sequence ATGCAACAAAAAATAATAAACGGCGAAGATCTTTTTACAGAAATGCCGAATCCAGGCAGCGTTTGGGATGCAGAACCCGGCTTTGAACATTACTGGCAATGGCCCAAAGATATCGGCTCAGGATTCCTCTATATAATCAAACTTAGACCGGGCCTGATGATAGGAATGGGTAACTTCCAGCTTCAAAATGGTTTATCCATCAATTTTAAGGTCAAACGTATGCCGTTTATCATTCTGTCTTATATCATTTCTGCATCTTCCCGGATGGTTTCAAATTGGCCACAGGGAAATGCTAAAAATGTCATTTTGTATACTCCAGGACAAAGCCGTATATCTTTCCAGCCAAGTTTTCAGGGGAGTTTAGAATATCCTCCAGGCCATCTCATCCGTAATTTAGGTATTTATATAGACCCCGCTTTGTTAAGCTCCTTTATTAATGATCAACGCGGTATGACGCCTTTGGGGATAAACAATATCCTAGACTGGAATGATGAGAATTTTTGTTGCATATTCCCCCAAATACTTGCAGCAAACAGGATTTTTAACCAAATCCTTAATTATCCGTATCAGGGGCAATTCAAACGCCTGTATTTTGAAAGTAAAACGTTAGAATTACTCACCCACACCTTGGAACAAATAATCGCACTACCCAATGATTCTTTATTCACAGAATCGACCGCCTTGGATAATGCCCCCATTCATCAAGCAAGAGATATTTTAATTCACAATTTAGAAAAACCGCCGTCTCTCATAGACCTTGCCAAAAAGACCGGGATTAATAAAAACAAGTTGAATAACGGCTTCCGCCAGGTTTTCGGAACAAGCGTCTACGAGTATTTACGTATTTACAGGCTTGAACGGGCCAAACTCCTGTTAGAAACCCAAAAAAGAAATGTAACTGAAGTTGCACTTGAAGTCGGTTATGCCCAGCAGGGCAGTTTTACCAGAGCATTTAAAAATTATTTTGGAACAAATCCTTCCGACCATCGTTAA
- a CDS encoding TonB-dependent receptor, with the protein MDKIYAIRSVLFVVIVVALLTIGNAALGQEMENYQKIDTITVTAEKREENVQDVPISMSVFNDIQIEDAGIKDLTDLTYFTPNVYAKQNSSLNTITIRGISSHNCTVNPPAGLFVDGISYPISFMQNPDLVDIERVEVLRGPQGTLYGRNAESGVINIHTKQPDNEFRGKLFSNTGIYDTSNDDAFFYILGGSLSGPIIKNRVFMGVSFQSENSDGYIKNIFNGDDNVGETDHKVGQGKIRWTPNDQLDVSLVMNVNENEDFYNNSFISGPYKTERYTINWDGSDSWKEENNGQALKVEYAGTAFDFVSITARNNFKADYQYDLDLSPQPGGDMINTFDNTMISQDLRLSSPKDAGTFKWLVGLFGFKDENDIKSDYSGVSRFTDFENKGIAAYGQTTYTLLDRLHLTAGLRYEHQESDGKQINSSVAEPFSSELEYDEILPKISLSYDVKKNLMFYTTVSKGFLAGGYDYSIATGVENLTFDPEYTWNYEAGIKTSWFDKRLILNMSAFYIDIQDKQVMQYDAGRSWHVSNAAEASSKGLELEFEARPTQGLHFFGGLGVIDAKIDNWISNGVDYKDNNLPSAPKYTYNVGVKYSHHTGLFGRADIFGTGDIYTDPENTQKIDAYNTVNLSFGFQRETFDIVLWGENIFDKEYLTNKNASGTDSFVEFGQPRTNKDRSCEERTTILSDC; encoded by the coding sequence ATGGACAAAATTTATGCGATACGTTCTGTTTTGTTTGTTGTTATTGTAGTTGCTTTGCTCACTATAGGTAATGCTGCTTTGGGTCAAGAAATGGAAAACTATCAAAAAATTGATACAATTACAGTGACTGCTGAAAAGAGGGAGGAAAACGTCCAGGATGTCCCTATCAGCATGAGTGTTTTTAATGATATTCAAATCGAAGATGCTGGAATTAAGGACTTGACGGATTTAACTTATTTTACCCCAAATGTATACGCAAAACAAAATTCTTCTTTAAATACGATCACAATTAGAGGTATATCCTCCCACAACTGTACGGTGAATCCCCCTGCAGGTCTCTTTGTGGATGGTATCAGCTATCCGATAAGCTTTATGCAGAATCCGGATCTAGTGGATATCGAACGTGTAGAAGTACTTAGAGGTCCTCAGGGAACTCTTTATGGAAGAAATGCAGAATCAGGGGTTATTAATATTCATACAAAACAGCCAGACAACGAGTTCAGAGGCAAGCTTTTCAGTAATACCGGTATTTATGATACCTCGAATGATGATGCCTTTTTTTACATACTTGGAGGCAGCCTAAGCGGCCCCATTATTAAAAATCGGGTTTTTATGGGTGTCTCTTTTCAAAGTGAAAATTCTGACGGCTATATTAAGAATATTTTCAATGGAGATGATAACGTTGGGGAGACTGATCACAAAGTGGGCCAAGGGAAAATCAGATGGACACCCAACGATCAACTCGACGTTTCTTTGGTAATGAATGTCAATGAAAATGAAGATTTTTACAATAATAGTTTTATAAGTGGACCTTATAAGACAGAGCGTTATACAATCAATTGGGACGGTTCCGATTCCTGGAAAGAAGAGAATAACGGTCAGGCACTTAAGGTGGAATATGCGGGCACTGCTTTTGACTTTGTTTCAATCACGGCCAGGAACAATTTTAAAGCAGACTATCAATATGACCTCGACTTAAGTCCTCAACCCGGCGGAGATATGATTAATACATTTGATAATACAATGATTAGCCAGGATTTAAGGCTATCCTCGCCCAAAGATGCAGGGACATTTAAATGGCTGGTTGGGTTGTTCGGATTTAAGGATGAAAACGATATTAAATCTGATTATTCTGGGGTAAGCAGATTTACTGATTTTGAAAACAAAGGGATTGCCGCTTATGGGCAGACCACATATACACTGTTAGACCGTTTGCATTTGACGGCAGGTCTTCGTTATGAACATCAAGAATCTGATGGCAAACAAATTAATAGTAGTGTAGCAGAACCGTTTTCAAGTGAATTGGAGTATGATGAAATACTTCCAAAAATTTCATTATCCTATGATGTTAAAAAAAATCTGATGTTTTATACCACCGTATCCAAAGGATTTTTAGCCGGCGGTTATGACTATTCCATCGCAACCGGAGTTGAAAATTTAACATTCGATCCGGAATACACATGGAATTATGAGGCAGGAATAAAAACATCATGGTTTGATAAAAGATTAATTTTAAATATGTCGGCCTTTTATATTGACATCCAGGATAAACAAGTTATGCAATATGATGCTGGGAGGTCATGGCACGTTTCAAATGCGGCAGAGGCATCCTCAAAAGGGCTTGAGCTGGAATTTGAGGCTCGGCCAACCCAAGGGCTGCATTTTTTTGGCGGACTTGGGGTTATCGACGCAAAAATTGATAACTGGATTTCAAACGGTGTTGACTACAAGGATAACAACTTACCGTCAGCCCCTAAATACACATATAATGTAGGCGTTAAATATTCTCATCATACAGGCCTATTCGGAAGAGCGGATATCTTCGGCACAGGCGACATTTATACCGACCCAGAAAATACACAAAAAATAGATGCTTACAATACCGTTAATTTGAGCTTTGGGTTTCAAAGAGAAACATTCGATATTGTTTTGTGGGGTGAAAATATCTTTGATAAAGAATATCTTACTAATAAAAATGCATCCGGGACAGATAGTTTTGTCGAGTTTGGCCAACCACGAACGAATAAGGATAGATCGTGTGAGGAACGAACCACGATCTTATCCGATTGTTGA
- a CDS encoding transporter substrate-binding domain-containing protein has protein sequence MKPLFSKCFILVYSLFTFCAVLFPPCLSPINAREISGDSQALHQAFIKKLSSTEKEWLAAQPEISMGIMDDWPPMNFVDEKGNFRGVGVDYIEAVNKRLNGMIKPIAGPFKQNLAAVKAKTLDALMDVSPKPEREEFLNFTGKYLSIPHVIVARSDGPYYASEHDLETKTLALEAGFYNVKYFKSKYPSVHIKEYPGTAIALGAVSRGEADAYVGNRAVAAWIMEQELISNLQIQGRTEKPGSILTIGVRKDRPILAVILDKAMADLTVEEKRRIHQRWAGIYTETTNDSGVDLTPEEKAWLSAHPVIRIGIGESWAPFVFKKKDGHLEGYDVDFLTLINDLTGADIQLVAGLWHDMVENAQTGELDGLAESATVESRKAHFIFTDPYNIVEYAAVSLPEKAAAVQNAKDLEGKRIAHLKGNIWTEKILASIKDVSAIEADSETIAFQRVVEGKADFALITLHQFGRLRKIFHQSLAIAHVFTDKEYILNTVYSIRRDWPELVSIINKALAVIDESKKQALFEKWVPGAVKLSTPALPASITFNPAKFLVTILGSVFACIIVIIFIAWLVKGRPKQISLKDTLILIFFVFASLIATSSGFVILLSQTHKYEDDVTEQQLESLNLAYELKQSSDDLTRFARTYAVTGDPKYEQYFRQIVAIRDGIQPHPSGFSPFYWDYVAAGKIKPNQDGELYSIEKKMIGLGLSKEEMESLSKAKTESDDLISLENIAMNAVKGVYKDENGQFTIKRTPDMAMARNIVHGREYHEAKVRIMKPIENFFSLMDRRMAGEDNLMHRRNQVVILGIFLLIILTVGFAVYVFFLMRRRMILPLLALEQGAKAIRRRDYSHRIVLGTKNMPTQGMTGFLSGSASRDWLIRTVL, from the coding sequence ATGAAACCATTATTCTCCAAGTGTTTTATTTTAGTATACAGCCTGTTTACCTTCTGCGCCGTTTTGTTCCCACCCTGCCTGTCCCCAATCAACGCCCGGGAAATATCCGGCGATTCCCAAGCATTGCACCAGGCATTTATAAAAAAGCTTTCTTCCACAGAAAAAGAGTGGCTTGCAGCTCAGCCTGAAATTTCCATGGGCATCATGGACGACTGGCCTCCCATGAACTTTGTGGACGAAAAAGGCAATTTTCGCGGGGTGGGGGTAGATTATATTGAGGCCGTCAACAAAAGACTTAACGGCATGATCAAACCAATTGCAGGGCCTTTTAAACAAAACCTTGCTGCAGTAAAAGCAAAAACCCTTGACGCGCTTATGGATGTCTCCCCAAAACCCGAGCGGGAAGAATTTTTAAATTTCACCGGGAAGTACCTAAGCATTCCACATGTGATCGTGGCGCGCTCAGACGGACCGTATTATGCCTCCGAGCATGATCTTGAGACAAAGACCCTGGCCCTTGAGGCCGGTTTTTATAATGTTAAATATTTCAAATCCAAATACCCTTCGGTGCACATAAAAGAATACCCCGGCACTGCCATTGCCCTTGGTGCCGTGTCCCGGGGCGAGGCAGATGCCTATGTCGGCAACCGGGCCGTGGCGGCCTGGATTATGGAGCAGGAACTGATCTCAAACCTTCAGATCCAGGGCAGGACCGAAAAGCCGGGTTCCATTCTGACCATAGGGGTGCGAAAAGACCGGCCCATCTTGGCGGTCATCCTTGACAAAGCGATGGCTGACCTGACCGTGGAAGAGAAACGAAGAATTCACCAACGCTGGGCCGGAATTTACACAGAGACAACCAACGATTCCGGGGTTGACTTGACCCCGGAGGAAAAGGCTTGGCTGTCAGCCCATCCTGTTATCAGAATCGGCATCGGCGAAAGCTGGGCTCCCTTCGTCTTCAAGAAAAAAGATGGACATCTGGAAGGGTATGATGTGGATTTTTTGACCCTGATCAATGACTTGACCGGTGCCGATATTCAGCTTGTGGCAGGATTGTGGCATGATATGGTCGAAAATGCCCAAACCGGAGAACTCGACGGCCTGGCTGAGTCTGCCACGGTAGAAAGCCGAAAGGCGCATTTTATCTTCACTGACCCTTATAATATCGTGGAATATGCGGCTGTAAGCCTGCCGGAAAAAGCCGCCGCTGTCCAAAACGCTAAAGACCTTGAAGGTAAACGGATCGCCCATCTCAAAGGCAATATCTGGACCGAAAAAATACTGGCATCTATCAAGGATGTGAGCGCTATTGAAGCAGATTCAGAAACAATCGCATTCCAGAGAGTTGTGGAGGGTAAGGCTGATTTTGCCCTGATCACCCTGCACCAGTTCGGCAGGCTACGAAAAATTTTTCATCAGTCTCTGGCCATTGCCCATGTGTTTACGGACAAAGAATATATCCTCAATACGGTTTACTCGATCCGCCGGGACTGGCCTGAACTTGTTTCCATCATCAACAAGGCCCTGGCGGTGATCGACGAGAGTAAAAAACAGGCCCTGTTTGAAAAGTGGGTGCCCGGCGCTGTAAAGCTGTCCACACCAGCTCTTCCAGCATCCATCACGTTTAATCCGGCAAAATTTCTGGTAACTATTCTTGGAAGTGTATTTGCCTGCATAATAGTCATCATTTTTATTGCCTGGCTGGTAAAAGGCAGACCCAAACAGATTTCCCTGAAGGACACCCTTATATTGATTTTCTTTGTTTTTGCGTCGCTGATTGCTACAAGTTCAGGGTTTGTCATTCTGCTCTCCCAGACCCATAAATATGAGGACGATGTAACGGAACAACAGTTAGAATCCCTGAACCTGGCCTATGAACTCAAACAGTCATCAGACGACCTGACCCGGTTTGCCCGCACTTACGCTGTAACAGGGGACCCGAAATACGAGCAGTATTTCAGACAGATCGTTGCCATCCGGGACGGCATCCAACCACACCCTTCCGGCTTCTCCCCCTTTTACTGGGATTACGTGGCGGCAGGAAAAATCAAACCGAATCAGGACGGAGAACTTTACAGCATTGAAAAAAAAATGATCGGACTCGGGCTTTCCAAAGAGGAGATGGAAAGCCTGTCCAAAGCCAAAACAGAATCCGACGACTTGATCAGCCTGGAAAATATTGCCATGAATGCGGTCAAGGGGGTGTACAAGGATGAAAACGGGCAGTTCACCATCAAAAGAACACCGGATATGGCCATGGCCCGGAACATTGTACACGGCAGGGAATATCACGAGGCCAAAGTCAGGATAATGAAACCCATTGAGAATTTTTTCAGCCTGATGGACAGGAGAATGGCCGGCGAAGATAATCTTATGCACAGACGCAACCAAGTTGTTATTTTAGGCATCTTTTTGCTCATCATTTTGACCGTCGGTTTTGCCGTGTATGTCTTTTTTTTAATGCGGCGGCGCATGATTCTGCCCCTTCTGGCCCTTGAACAGGGCGCAAAGGCCATCAGGAGGAGAGATTACTCCCATCGCATCGTCCTTGGGACCAAAAATATGCCGACACAGGGGATGACCGGATTCTTATCGGGGAGTGCATCAAGAGACTGGCTGATCCGGACAGTTTTATAA